The genomic region CCCCTTTGGGTGCTTCCGCGGCCACGTAGAGGATGGCTGCACGGGAAACACGCAACCCGCAGAAATCGCGACCCATCGCGACATGCGCCGAAATGCACGCAACGATGGCTGATTTCCCCAAGTTTGACGGCCCGGAAAACATGCTGACTTGTCCAGGATGCAATAGATGCTGAACGATGTAAGGGGTGTTGGGATCGGGAGTGAAATCATTTGCTGAAATCGTCGGATGTCCCAGCACGCTAAGCGGGGATGAGTTTTTGTCGGTTGGATGGTTAAATTGATCTTGGCTCATATTTTGCCCTTACTGGTTTCGGTTTCTTTGGCGCGGATTGTGGCGCCAAAAAGGAAGTAGGTTCCTTTGATCCGGACGGAAAACAAATGGAGAACATTTATTCGGACGGACGGACGCCCTCCTAAAGGGAGGGGCGTCCGTCCGTCCGAATGAGGTGCTCAAATCGTTCATTCCGATCACTAAGAGAAAACTATGAGCGGCATCGACTGCTGAGTTCGGTAAGACCGAGATTTTTGTGCGCAGCGCAATAAATTTGAAAAATGACCTAAACAAAAATACGTGCTACGCATTTTGCATTCCAAAGGATTCATTTATTTAGGCACCATGCTCAGCTCAAAAAAACGCAACCTACGCACCCGATCACATAAACCAGTAGATAACTCTGCCGCTCAGATCTCCCGGATCAACGAGCTGACCAGAGCAGGGCGTGCCAACTGGTTGGGGTTACTGGCCTATTTGGCTTTCACGTTCATCACCGTGCTGGGTGTGCAAGACGCAGATTTCTTTATTCCATGGCGTGAAACTCAACTGCCGCTGATCAACGTCTCGATCCCCACTTTTAGTTTTTTCTACTTCGCCCCGGCACTGGCGACAGTACTCTATGTCTATCTGCACCTTCATGTCCGCAAAGTGACCGAGGCTCTGGCCGAGACCACCGCTACCGTCAAATCTGAACCCATCGAAGAATACCTCACTCCCTGGCTGCTGAATGATTTTGTGCTACGACGTCGGGGCGATGGTGCAGTCAAAACGCGGACGCTGGACAGTCTGGGTGATTTGGCAACCGTCTGTCTGATCTGGCTGTCCGGTCCCTTTGTCACCGGTTGGTTTTGGGTCCGTTCCTGGCCCGCCCATGATCAGATCATGTCTCTTCTTCTGGCGGGTAGTTTTGGCCTCTGTGTGCTCACCGGTCACAAAAGCTATGCTTGGATGTGGAAGAAATTGGGACAGCATAAGGTCGACAATCGCTTGGTCAAAACTATTCTGAAAATGGGCAAGACACACATAAGGGTGTTTTGCGTTTTTCTGGTTTTGGTAAGTTGGGCAAGAACCGAGGGCGGTTTTACCGGCCCGCCTTGGGGCGATGAAATTTCAAGTTTCATTGACGAGAAGACCAAATTCAATTCGCCCACCTGGCTGACTTATGATCCGCCAATCTGGATGCGGTTGACGGCACTTATGGCCTCCACCGATCTGAGTAACATCAATTTTGTAGAACTACCGCCTGATGCACGTGATCCGTTGACCAGTCGTAAAATATTTCGATATGACTGGTGCAAACGTGCTGGCGTCGAGACCAGAATATGCGGGGGTTATCCTTCATTTGGGATTGCTGCCCCGCCTTATCAAGACGAGATGCGTCTTGCCTGGTGTGGCCAAGAAAACGCCGAACAAAATTTTAATCCTGAGACATGCCGCGCCTTTTTTGCTGATCTTGACAGACTATTCTACGAGGAGTGGTGGGCTCTTAGATTTAGTCAGTTGCGAGTCTTGCAAAGAACGGATTTCAGTGGCGCCGACCTGCGCCGCACTGACTTGAGTAATTCTTTTCTTGCTGGCGTCAACTTCATCGAAGCTCAGATGGAAGGGGCAGACCTTTCGTTTGCGCAGATAGAAAGAGCGTTCTTTAATCGCGCGCAGATGGAAGGGGTAAGCCTAACTAAAGCGCAGATGGAAGGGGCAAAATTTTGGGGTGCGCAGTTGGAAGGAGCAAGTTTTTACGAAGCACAGATGGAAGCGACAGTCCTAATAGACGCACAGATGAATGGAGTATCAATCAGTGATGCATTGATGGAAAAAGCAGTCATTGCGGGCGCGCAGTTGGAGGGGGCATACATCTGGAACGTGGAGATGGAGGGGATAATCCTCAGAAACGCGCAGATGAATGGGATAAGACTCCGAAACTCGCGAATGGGCGGGGCAGATCTCCGAAACGTGCAGATGAACGGGGCAGAACTCACCGACATGCAGATGGGGGGGGTAGTCCTAATTGGCGCTGAGATGCGGTCTGTAGATTGGGCCCGGACCGTCTTCTCGGGCTCGGTCGTCCATTCTGCAGATTTACGTGGTGCCAAGTCCTTTGATCAAGAGCAATTGGATTTAGTCATTGGCAACAAATACACGCTTTTACCGATAGGCCGTCATGTCTGGTCCTGCTGGGTTAAACCGCCAGAAGGGTTTGAAAATATGGTATCGCACGTTTCAGGAATATACGTGTCAATGGCCAATGTAGGTGACAATTGGTGGAACCCCGAAAGAGTTCGCGCTGATTGGCTTTGCCCTGAAGGCACAGAACCACAAAAAACAGGCACAGAACTGGGGCTGGACGAGGATCCGCCTTGGTTGCAATGACGCGCGCCATGTCATTCCAGCGAAAGCGGGGACCCTCGGTTTTGTAATAGTTCGACTTGAGCTGACACCGCCCCCATTTTAGCGAACTGAACTGGGAGCGGCGGACCTCATGATCGAGGTAGAGGTTGTCGTTTTGATAGTGGTGCTCACCAACATCAAAACGCGGAAACCACGATGCTGAATTCTGCCGACAAGATCATCAAACAGAACAGTGGCCTTCTGGACCTGGCCAGGACTTTAGCCTTGTGTCCAATATCTGCCAGGCGATGGGCAAGTCACGCATTGCGTTTTACCTCTACGAATCCTCGATGAACGAAGCCGGTGTAGATGCCTTTGCAACAATGTGATCGAGCGCGGTGCTCAATTTATTTAAGGCAGTCACTTTGGGGTCTTCCGTCACGTTCATGATCCGTGTGGCGACCATGTAATGCCCGGCGGAACCACTGACGCCCGCATTTGCGAAACGGTTGGTGTGGTCCAGAATGGCTTCGACGGTTTGAACCGGGACCTGCAACTCCTCCAGCAGCGTAGCGCCCGTGCGGCGTAGGTCGTGGCGCGTCCAATCGCTGGTCTTGCTGCCTTTTTGAACTTGCGCTGCAATCCGGTTCCAATTGTCGAGCTTTCCGCCGTCGCGGTTGGGGAACACGAAGCTGTCTTTGTGGCATAGTTTGAAGCCAGGCAAGCTTTTGAGGAGGTTCAACGCTGCTTCGGACAGGGGCAAGCGTTGGCTGCGACCCTTTCCGGTGGCATCTTTAACCTCTGGTTTGGTCCAAACGCCGTTGATGAAATCGAAATCATTCCATTTGGCAGATGCGACTTCCTCGCGCCGGGCAACGGACAACAAAAGGAAACGCATTGCGATGGGTCCATAGTCGTTCTTCGGCGACACTTTCTTGCGGCGGATTCTGTCCGGAGTTGGATGTCGAAGCAACGGATATATCGCGGCGATTTCCTCAATCGTTAACACTCGATCCCGTTTGCCCTTAATCGTCGGGTCGTCGGTGGACGGATCATTAACGCGGAGCAGCTCAGCAACATTGAGTTGGGTTTTACGCCCTGCGCCGAACTTCCCATATTTGCGTCCACGGTGAGCGGCCCAGTCTAAGACCGGGGAGAGGTATGACAATGCACGAGAGACTTGGCCATTAGCTGTAGTTTTCCCCTTCAATGGACGCTTGGGTTTATAGCTGTTCGCGGCGTAGCCAAATTCCTTAGCTGAAATCGCTTCAACAGGCTTGTCTAATAGATTTTCGAAGACGTTCTCGATGGCCCTCCGGGCAAAAGCAGTTGGTTTGCGAATGCCACGTGGACGCCAGGTTTTCTTCTTCCCTGCGAAAACCGACTGCGCTTCGCCCAGCAGTAAACGGAGGGTTGTTTCATCCTGCTTAGCGACGGATGGTGCCGTCGGTGTTACCAAACCGGTGATTTTCAAATCGACGCGTGATTGGAGTGCGATTTCGCGTGCTTTCTTCAACGACACATCCGGGTAGGTGCCGATTGTGAAAGTTGCGTATTTTCCGGAGCTGTTGCGGATCATCAGGGCGAAAGACTTGTGCCCGGACCGCGAAACGCGCAGTTTGAGGCCGGTTGTCTTGGCATCAGTGATCTGAATGCGCGGCTTGTCCGTCTTGATGTTTTGGATCAGTTTGTCGGTTAGAATTTGGGTGGTTTTCATTTTCATTCTCGCGTTGTTGCGAGATGCAAATTGGCCAGACGCACTCTATCAGAACCGGGACTGCACGGGACTGCAAAACCCTTGGGATTGCCTGAAACAGGATGAGACAACTTGAGACAAGTTGTGCGTCACTATGCCGCAATCTTGTTCGTCAATTCAACTGATTTCCAGGGGGTTAGCCTGTCTCAGTTAGTCTCAAATAGTGCCGATCAGACGCTCCCAACTCGGGAAGGATTGAAGCACAGATTGATTGAAAATCCTCGTGTCGGTGGTTCGATTCCGCCCCTGGGCACCATTAAAACAAAGACTTACAAGATCGTTGAGAATCTTAGGCTCGCAATAGGCTCCTAGATTAACTCTCCTGTGCGCTTCCAAATACTCTTGTGCATCGACAGTTAGTTTGACCAAGCAAGCCTATTCTGACCGGATGACACGCCTCTCGCCACCATATCCCCAAGCTGCTAACCTCTGTCTGCCTAGGTATTGTCGTAACCTTGGGCATCGCGATGCTCTTCAGAGATGGAGAGATCGTGATGAGGATACTTTCAAAACCCCAGCTGAAGGAGTTGGTTCTGTATTCACCACAACATGTCGCACGTCTGGAAAAGGCCGGCCTATTCCCCAAGCGGGTACAGCTGGGCCCGAGCAGAGTGGGATGGGTAGAGGATGAAGTGCTGGACTGGCTCCAAATACGGATGGAGGGTCGCGAGGAGGCCTGACCGACACTCCTCATGTAGGAGTATGGGTGGCCGGAGGTGCACACTTCGGTCACCCGCTTTTTGGGGCCACTCGGTTCAGCCGGTTATCAAACCGGATCGGGACAACAGAACTGGCCCGCTTTGGCATCTGGCCCAATCGCTCCTATAATAGGAACCGATGTTGGCCTGAGTGGCTCTGTCGTTCGGCATCACTTGCGTGCAGATCTGGACCTGTCCCGCTTTCGTTCCGCCCCTTGTGCTCATTTAGGCGGCGATCTTTTCAAAAGCCAAGGGACTTTTCCAGCCTAATGCCGAGTGTCTCCGGCGGGGATTATAGAACCCATTAATGTACTCGAAGATGGCGATCTCAGCAGCCCTGCGGGTTTGCCAAGAGTGCCGCCAGATCAATTCCGCTTTGATGGTTTTGAAGAAGGTTTCCATTGCGGCGTTATCATAGCAATTACCCTTGCCGCTCATGGATACCTTGAAGCCATACCGGCGCAGGATTTTCTGGTAATCCTGCGAGCAATATTGGCTGCCCCTATCAGAATGATGGATGCATCCTTTGGGCGGCCTGCGCAGGGTTATGGCCATGTTCAGCGCCCGTATGGCCAGATCGCGCTTCATCCGGTTGCTGACAGCCCAACCGACCACGCGCCTGGAGTACAGGTCCAGAACCACGGCCAGATAGAGCCAGCCCTCGCGGGTCCAGATGTAGCTGATATCAACAACCCATTTTTGATTGGGTCGATCTGCTGAGAAGTTCCGGTTCAGCAGGTTTGGCGTGATGTTGAACTTGTGATTGCTGTCCGTTGTGGCCTTGTACTTACGGGTTCTGACAACAGATATGCCGTTCTGGCGCATCAATCGGCCGACACGGCGGTGACCAATATCCAGACCAAGCTCTTTCAGTTCTTCGACCATTCTCGGTCGGCCGTAGCTCTGCAAACTCAGGCGGTGCTGCTCCCGGATGTGGGCCAACAGAACCATATCCCCACGTTGACGCTGGCAGGCAGGGCGTTTGCGTCAGGCTCGGTAGCCACGTGGGGTGACATCCACAATCCGGCAAAGTCGCTCTGTGGGAATGCTATTGCGGTGCTTTTCAACAAATGAAAACCTCATTTGCTTTGGTCCGCAAAGAAGATTGTTGCTTTTTTTAGCAGCTCCCTCTCCTCACGTAGAAGGCGGTTTTCCCGGCGAAGGCGCTCGTTCTCATTGGCCAGTTCCTGATCCTCTTTCGAAACAACGTCCGCGTCACGATAGGTTCTGATCCACTTGCACAGGGTGGACATACCAACCCCAAGATCGGAGGACACCTGTCGGCGGGTCAGCCCGCTGGTCAGTGCGATCCGCACTGCGTCGCGTTTGAATTCTTCGGATGGTCGTGGTGCCATGGTGTATCTCCTTTGGGGCAGAATATGCTCTCAAAGGGGCGGAACAATACCGTGACAGGTCCAATCAGGTTTCTCGCCGGGCCACCGGTTTTGGCTACCATTTCCAGGAAACGCTGTTCGTTGCTGCGTCGCGAGAACACCCACAGGACCAACGTGGTTGCCTTGAGGCCATAATGCGCACGGTGTAGGTCCCGTTCAATCATCAGTCGGTACAGCTCAATCGATGAAGCGTAACTCTTGCGGGCCGCACTGGACGTCTTGGGTTCTGTCCCGTGATCGACCTCCAATAGGAAGGCGCGATATCTACCGCCGTAATCCAGTGCAAAGAGCTGGTCCGGGATCAGTTTGCGGTTACCGATGGGAATGGCGAGGGAAGTTTGTTTGATGGCCAGGATGTCATGGGCCGGAATATAGCTCACGCCGTCCAATGCTGCGGCAATATCAATTGCGCTGGTCAGGCTAGTGACAGCAGCCCCGTGTCCCCAATGCCCGGTTGGCCGCACGGCGGGTTCTGCCAAGCCAAGATCGATAAGATGAGTGCGCGCCTGTTTTGTCAGGTCATAGATGTAGGGGTTGAAGTCGGCATGCTCAGTGAAGCGCTGTTGGCGCGGTAGCCTCAAGAATCCACCGGCCCGCAATTTCTGCAACTGCCGCCGGCTGGTGTCTTTGCAGCGATGCGTACCTTTGGTGAGTGCATGTAGATGGGCCGAGTTGAGCGGTCCGTGACGCTCGATATGCTTGAGCCAGCGGACTTCACGAGCCGTGGGACGCACGTCGGTCAGTGGCGCAATATGATGGAATGTTGCGCGCCCCAGGCTGTCGGTTTGTTTCATGTGGTGTTGTGAATCAGAGTGGCTCATGATGCCAGATTAGGCTGGATCAGAGCTCTGGCGAAGGATTCGCGGGATCTTCTGCGTTGTTTTCCTCAGATGGCTCCGGCGGCACATCATCTGATGTTCCGGGGGCTTCAGCCTTGTTCTGCCATGGTTCCGCATAGGTGTTTCGACTGTGTTCCCGGATTGCATCAATCTCGTCTTTTGTTGCGCGGTCCCGTTTCTCCATAACGAAGAATGGAAAGCTGATAGGCACGGCGCGGTCGGTCAATCCGCGCACAAAGGTGGCAAAGGTGCCCTTGGGTTGGCGCTGGATCAGATCGGCATCGCACGACATTTGCCCAGCGAGAGACCGTGCATCGCGGGCTGAGACGCCGCCAGCAAATTTGATCGACGTGTTGGCCTCAAACGCTTCCTGTAGCCCATTGCTGAGTTGGCCCAGGTATTGGTGCGCCATGATCATGCCGACCCGGTATTTGCGCGCCTGGCTGAGGATGATGCCAATGTTCTGGTCAAAATAATCCTGTGCCTCGTCGATGTAGACCATAGCGGGCAGGCGATCCCTTGCGGGCAGGGTGGCGCGCTCCTGTGCGGCTTGGGTAATCAAGGCAATGAAGAAGCGGCCAAAGATCTCAGTGCCCTGTTCTTTCAACAGCGATTTTGAGGTGTTGATCAGGATCAGCTTGCCCGCGTTCAGCTCGGTGAACATGTCAAACTTGGACTGCGGGTTGGTGAACATCCGCTCAAAAGTCTGATTTTCCAGCACGCCATAGAGACGCCGGAGCACCTGAGTTTTGGTGTTGGTGAATTCTTTGCTGTTGAATTCAGTTTCAAAAAACCGGCGTGGTGTGCCCTCCAGCTTGCCGATATGCTCCTGGTACTTGCCGGTCCCGCCCGGTTCCATCAGCTCGCGCAACGTGTGGATGGTGGCATCCGGGATATGGAACATCAGGCGCGTGACATAACGGAACACGACGCTTTGCTTGGAGGTCATTCCAGCGGACAGAAGCGATCCCAGAACGAAGTCATATAGCTCAATGATTGAATTGGTCAGCCGCTCGCGCTCAAGGTCTCCGTAGTTTTGCAGCCGGTCCTGACCAACTGAGAACAGGTTGAGGCTAACCGGGAAGGCAATGTCTTCGGGATCGATCAGCACGATCCGCTCGGGTGGCAGGGTTTTTGCCTTTAGGATTGTGTCGATCAGGTCGCCCTGACTGTCGATCACCACAACCGATTTGTCGCCCCGCACCACATCATCCAGATCTTTAGCTAGGAAGTATTGCAGGGTCTGGGTTTTGCCGTGACCGGACCCGGCCACGATGTGCATGTGTTCAAACCGGCTGGCCTCGGGGATCTCAAAAGGGGTTCTGAGCTGAAACAGTGCTTTGAGGTGAGTGCCCACCAGATAGGTGCTGACCACATCATCGCCTTTGTAGTCACTGGGGAAGATCGG from Parasedimentitalea psychrophila harbors:
- a CDS encoding pentapeptide repeat-containing protein, with the protein product MLRILHSKGFIYLGTMLSSKKRNLRTRSHKPVDNSAAQISRINELTRAGRANWLGLLAYLAFTFITVLGVQDADFFIPWRETQLPLINVSIPTFSFFYFAPALATVLYVYLHLHVRKVTEALAETTATVKSEPIEEYLTPWLLNDFVLRRRGDGAVKTRTLDSLGDLATVCLIWLSGPFVTGWFWVRSWPAHDQIMSLLLAGSFGLCVLTGHKSYAWMWKKLGQHKVDNRLVKTILKMGKTHIRVFCVFLVLVSWARTEGGFTGPPWGDEISSFIDEKTKFNSPTWLTYDPPIWMRLTALMASTDLSNINFVELPPDARDPLTSRKIFRYDWCKRAGVETRICGGYPSFGIAAPPYQDEMRLAWCGQENAEQNFNPETCRAFFADLDRLFYEEWWALRFSQLRVLQRTDFSGADLRRTDLSNSFLAGVNFIEAQMEGADLSFAQIERAFFNRAQMEGVSLTKAQMEGAKFWGAQLEGASFYEAQMEATVLIDAQMNGVSISDALMEKAVIAGAQLEGAYIWNVEMEGIILRNAQMNGIRLRNSRMGGADLRNVQMNGAELTDMQMGGVVLIGAEMRSVDWARTVFSGSVVHSADLRGAKSFDQEQLDLVIGNKYTLLPIGRHVWSCWVKPPEGFENMVSHVSGIYVSMANVGDNWWNPERVRADWLCPEGTEPQKTGTELGLDEDPPWLQ
- a CDS encoding tyrosine-type recombinase/integrase; this translates as MKMKTTQILTDKLIQNIKTDKPRIQITDAKTTGLKLRVSRSGHKSFALMIRNSSGKYATFTIGTYPDVSLKKAREIALQSRVDLKITGLVTPTAPSVAKQDETTLRLLLGEAQSVFAGKKKTWRPRGIRKPTAFARRAIENVFENLLDKPVEAISAKEFGYAANSYKPKRPLKGKTTANGQVSRALSYLSPVLDWAAHRGRKYGKFGAGRKTQLNVAELLRVNDPSTDDPTIKGKRDRVLTIEEIAAIYPLLRHPTPDRIRRKKVSPKNDYGPIAMRFLLLSVARREEVASAKWNDFDFINGVWTKPEVKDATGKGRSQRLPLSEAALNLLKSLPGFKLCHKDSFVFPNRDGGKLDNWNRIAAQVQKGSKTSDWTRHDLRRTGATLLEELQVPVQTVEAILDHTNRFANAGVSGSAGHYMVATRIMNVTEDPKVTALNKLSTALDHIVAKASTPASFIEDS
- a CDS encoding helix-turn-helix transcriptional regulator: MRILSKPQLKELVLYSPQHVARLEKAGLFPKRVQLGPSRVGWVEDEVLDWLQIRMEGREEA
- a CDS encoding replication-relaxation family protein codes for the protein MKQTDSLGRATFHHIAPLTDVRPTAREVRWLKHIERHGPLNSAHLHALTKGTHRCKDTSRRQLQKLRAGGFLRLPRQQRFTEHADFNPYIYDLTKQARTHLIDLGLAEPAVRPTGHWGHGAAVTSLTSAIDIAAALDGVSYIPAHDILAIKQTSLAIPIGNRKLIPDQLFALDYGGRYRAFLLEVDHGTEPKTSSAARKSYASSIELYRLMIERDLHRAHYGLKATTLVLWVFSRRSNEQRFLEMVAKTGGPARNLIGPVTVLFRPFESIFCPKGDTPWHHDHPKNSNATQCGSH
- a CDS encoding type IV secretory system conjugative DNA transfer family protein → MAGSGSDDTGRLILSFLIIAGILSLAAIITPVLLVGIPAYVFYRLYKESPRRLERLAREETEILYNHALSGQVRLSVAEIDAALSHHWPPDTPEPLKIQLLGIRRALLSDEGLSPEIPPMPALCNTIEGARYRDMLARSGQARSDRVMVLTALDVISDSLGTIAQAVPPIEGDVLVDVTQFAHPLGQAVRNVITPFFADNDYYHFKRLRDRLDANLSRTHRTQPIFPSDYKGDDVVSTYLVGTHLKALFQLRTPFEIPEASRFEHMHIVAGSGHGKTQTLQYFLAKDLDDVVRGDKSVVVIDSQGDLIDTILKAKTLPPERIVLIDPEDIAFPVSLNLFSVGQDRLQNYGDLERERLTNSIIELYDFVLGSLLSAGMTSKQSVVFRYVTRLMFHIPDATIHTLRELMEPGGTGKYQEHIGKLEGTPRRFFETEFNSKEFTNTKTQVLRRLYGVLENQTFERMFTNPQSKFDMFTELNAGKLILINTSKSLLKEQGTEIFGRFFIALITQAAQERATLPARDRLPAMVYIDEAQDYFDQNIGIILSQARKYRVGMIMAHQYLGQLSNGLQEAFEANTSIKFAGGVSARDARSLAGQMSCDADLIQRQPKGTFATFVRGLTDRAVPISFPFFVMEKRDRATKDEIDAIREHSRNTYAEPWQNKAEAPGTSDDVPPEPSEENNAEDPANPSPEL